GAATGCCAAACCTCTTGCGCCATTTTCGATACTTGCCAAGGCATCTTCCAGAGCCTGTCTTGTCGGGTTGGCACCTCTAGAATATTCGTAGCCCGCACGCAATTGTCCTGGACTTTTTTGTGCAAATGTTGAGGTTAAAAATACAGGGACATTTACCGATCCTGTGTGTGGTTCGTGTTGTTGACCACCATGTATAACTTTTGTATTGAATTTCATTTTTAAATAAATTAAAGAGCAAAGATAATCATATTTATAAAGTTGTTTGTTTTTGTTAAATTTTAATATTTTATATAAAAAACCTTTTATTTCTCAATGATAAAACGATATATTTACGACTTACATAAATAAATCAAAATAATAGTTATGAAAAGAACTTTACTGACATTGGCTCTTTTGTGCGCCACATTTGGATTCTCTCAACTTAATGACGGAAAGATCCCAAATCAGCTGCCAGAGGGCTATGTTGTAAAAACAGTGCAAGAGCCTGTTTTTCTTAAAAATCTACCAACAACCAATTGGATCGACTTTGCCGACACAAGTTGGTATAACGCTGCCCAAACAGATTTCGAAATAGCAACAGCTGCAGAACTAGCTGGTTTGGCAAAGCTTGTATTTGACGGTAATAATTTCCTAGGAAAGAATATTACACTAACACAAGATGTTGACTTATCGACACATCTTTGGTCACCTATTGGTTATAACAATCAAAAAGCATTTTCTGGAAATTTTGATGGTACTGGCAAAACAGTGAAAAATGTACAAGTCAATCGTTCCGATAACGGAAATTTTGTTGGGCTATTCGGACAGTTTTTTAAAGCCAAGCTTAAAAATTTAAACTTAGATGGTGCCAAAATCTTTGGAAAAGATACTGTTGGTGCTATGATTGGGAATATCTCGACAGACAGTTATGTAGAAAATTGTCATGCGAAAAATGTTGAAATAGTTGCAACTGGTGGCAATGTTGGTGGATTTTCGGGGGGTATTTTAATTAATTCAGAAGTTAAAAACTGTTCTGCAAAAGGCAGTGTTTCGGGTATTAACCAAATCGGAGGATTCACAGGCTCGTCATGGGATAAAACAAAAATTTCTAATTGTTATAGTGAAGGAAGTGTAGAAGGCGAATATATCGTTGGCGGTTTCAATGGTTTTGTAACCTTTGCATTTGTACCAAACAGAAATAACGAAATGATCAACTGTTATAGCCGTGCAAATGTGGTAGCAACATCCTTTTTAGCTGGTGGATTTCTTGGATACACGCAACAAAATGCGATTTTCAAAAATGTATATTCTACAGGGACAGTTGAGGCTCCGCAAGAATTTGGAGGATTCCTAGGCGCCGTGGGGAACACAACAGTTACAAATGCTTTTTTTGATTCTACTATCGCACCAATAGATGGCGTAGGCAAGTTTGATTTTGATGTGTTAGAGCTGGATATTACAGGCAAATCTACTGCTGATATGAAAACTTCGGATTTCAAAAATCTATTGAACGAAGCTGCTGCAGAAGGCGTTTGGTCGATAGATGCTAGCATTAATGATGGTTATCCATATCTTAATACTATTAATATGTTGGCTGTTAATGATAATGTTAAATCAATGTCGGATATTCGTATTTATCCAAGTATGGTTGAGGCAGAACTTAATATTTCGACTGATGCTAAGCTTCTTTCTTTGGAAATTATTGATATGTCAGGCAAAACCCTGAAATCCAGTTCCGGAAAAGAGATTCAAAAAACAATGAATGTTTCGTCTTTACAGAAAGGCGTTTATATGATTAATATTAAAACCGATAAAGATTCTAAAACGCTTAAGTTTATTAAAAAATAAATGTGCAAATATTAATATAAAAGTTCGGCGACAAATATATTTGTCGCCGAACTTATTATTACATCTTAATAGCAGACTTCACTGCAAATTCTTCTGCAACTTCGCCGAGCCATTCGGCAACATCATCTTCGCCCGTTGCGCGTTGATAGGTGTGGCCTAGCGAAACAAGTATCTGGTGGAAAAATTGTTTCATGTGATCCACTTGCATATCTTTTGTCCAAAGGTCAATACGAAGTGCTTCTTTAGCATTGTCGTCCCAAACCGAAATCATAGTTGCTTTTGTCTCTTGTGCGTTAACGCCGCCATCTTCGGCATTCCAAGTCATTTTTTCAGGAACATGATTTTCGTCTAGTTCGACATTTATCGTTATTTGGGTCTTTCTCATTGTATATAATTATTTAATTTCTTTAGGTTTATAGCCAGAAGCGTTGAATATTTCGGTGGCATTTTTTTTCAAAAACTCAGGGATTTTTACATTTGGATTTTTAGCTAAATAGTCGCGGCAAATTTGCCAGCCAATCCACACACCAACTTGTGGCGAACTCTCGTTGTCAATTTCGGTATAGAATTTTGAAAACGGCCCAGGCTGTATAAATCGAGAAGCCAACTCTGGATCAGAATTAAAAAGATAATCGTTCTCTACAAAGTAATTCCAAATGTTAAACTCGTTAGCGATATTCCATTCTTCCTGCTCTTTGGTATAATTCATTTTTAAAAAATCGGGCGTGTCGGGTAGAAAAATATCTTGCAAAATCTGGATTTTCCCATTGTACACCAACTCGTCTATGAATTTCTGCTCCGTAGGGCGTCGTTGCACCATTTGTTCTGCAAAAGATAAAGATACTTTCGGGACAATATTACTAGGATTCATGGATTTCTGAATGTAAAAATCAATTCCACTGTAGGCTTTATTTTTATCACCCATAAAAGCAGAAATGTCGATGAATAGAAAGTTTTCTTCGGGTTTATAAAAAATAGGATTCAGAATGCTATCGTAATAAACTGCGGTTGAATAAAGAAAAACTTTTGGCGCTTTGAAGCTTGGAAAATAAGTTTTGATGTGCGAAAATAGATTGGCTAAATCTTTATTAAGCTTGTTAACATCAATTTTGGAAATCGCTTCTTTGTAGATGGCAACTTCATGTTCATCCTTTCTTCTTTCCGCAAAATCCTTATCAGCCACACTACCTTGGAACCAAGGATATTCTTTTTTGAAATCTTCCAAAGGATAGTTTTCGTCATAGAATTTTCCAGAA
This genomic stretch from Chryseobacterium sp. POL2 harbors:
- a CDS encoding T9SS type A sorting domain-containing protein, with the translated sequence MKRTLLTLALLCATFGFSQLNDGKIPNQLPEGYVVKTVQEPVFLKNLPTTNWIDFADTSWYNAAQTDFEIATAAELAGLAKLVFDGNNFLGKNITLTQDVDLSTHLWSPIGYNNQKAFSGNFDGTGKTVKNVQVNRSDNGNFVGLFGQFFKAKLKNLNLDGAKIFGKDTVGAMIGNISTDSYVENCHAKNVEIVATGGNVGGFSGGILINSEVKNCSAKGSVSGINQIGGFTGSSWDKTKISNCYSEGSVEGEYIVGGFNGFVTFAFVPNRNNEMINCYSRANVVATSFLAGGFLGYTQQNAIFKNVYSTGTVEAPQEFGGFLGAVGNTTVTNAFFDSTIAPIDGVGKFDFDVLELDITGKSTADMKTSDFKNLLNEAAAEGVWSIDASINDGYPYLNTINMLAVNDNVKSMSDIRIYPSMVEAELNISTDAKLLSLEIIDMSGKTLKSSSGKEIQKTMNVSSLQKGVYMINIKTDKDSKTLKFIKK
- the gldC gene encoding gliding motility protein GldC; the encoded protein is MRKTQITINVELDENHVPEKMTWNAEDGGVNAQETKATMISVWDDNAKEALRIDLWTKDMQVDHMKQFFHQILVSLGHTYQRATGEDDVAEWLGEVAEEFAVKSAIKM
- a CDS encoding gliding motility protein GldB, which translates into the protein MKKIIASLSVLALVIMTNSCKKETEKPQWEVEVKNPIAKVDMVDISGKFYDENYPLEDFKKEYPWFQGSVADKDFAERRKDEHEVAIYKEAISKIDVNKLNKDLANLFSHIKTYFPSFKAPKVFLYSTAVYYDSILNPIFYKPEENFLFIDISAFMGDKNKAYSGIDFYIQKSMNPSNIVPKVSLSFAEQMVQRRPTEQKFIDELVYNGKIQILQDIFLPDTPDFLKMNYTKEQEEWNIANEFNIWNYFVENDYLFNSDPELASRFIQPGPFSKFYTEIDNESSPQVGVWIGWQICRDYLAKNPNVKIPEFLKKNATEIFNASGYKPKEIK